A window of Fictibacillus halophilus contains these coding sequences:
- a CDS encoding cysteine hydrolase family protein, with translation MKKAGLLIVDVQKGFDETDFWGERNNANAEVNMLILLGAFREVGLPVFHVQHQSVNEHSPLHPSKLGYQLKTGFEPKEDELLFIKNVNSAFIGTELKDSLEKEEIEHIVIIGLTSNHCVSTTTRMAANYGFGVSLIHDATAAFKIKSYDGTVFSAQEVHESALAHLHQEFAEIISTEEALTRWVRTSPYMQ, from the coding sequence GTGAAAAAAGCAGGTTTGCTTATTGTTGATGTTCAAAAAGGATTTGATGAAACAGATTTCTGGGGAGAACGAAATAATGCAAATGCTGAAGTAAATATGCTTATATTACTTGGTGCCTTTCGAGAGGTGGGATTGCCGGTCTTTCATGTTCAGCACCAATCAGTTAATGAACACTCTCCATTGCATCCTTCAAAATTAGGTTATCAGTTGAAAACAGGATTTGAACCTAAAGAAGATGAACTTCTTTTTATTAAGAATGTTAACAGTGCATTTATTGGTACAGAGCTTAAAGATTCATTAGAAAAAGAAGAGATCGAACACATTGTTATTATTGGTTTAACTTCGAACCATTGTGTATCGACCACTACAAGAATGGCAGCAAATTATGGTTTTGGAGTGTCGTTAATCCATGATGCTACTGCTGCATTCAAAATTAAATCATATGATGGAACTGTGTTTTCTGCTCAAGAAGTCCATGAATCTGCTCTTGCTCATCTTCATCAAGAGTTTGCAGAAATAATAAGTACCGAAGAAGCTTTAACGCGGTGGGTGAGGACTTCTCCATACATGCAATAA
- a CDS encoding DUF402 domain-containing protein produces MEHKTADRPNWKRVTDKHFEVTHKESSCFNGKVTVIHLKQVSEPLVVNYKEHTVCIADSGYTWMQHFPEGEKYTITTVLDDNGDVVQFYIDMCGDHGVDENGIPWFDDLYLDIVILPDKELFLLDDNELMEAFKKGDINEDQMKLAHETAQKIISMHKEGKFEQLETCIEHATEWMQAKKFL; encoded by the coding sequence ATGGAACATAAAACGGCAGATCGACCTAATTGGAAAAGAGTAACTGACAAACATTTTGAAGTAACGCATAAAGAAAGTTCTTGTTTTAATGGCAAAGTTACAGTGATTCATTTGAAGCAAGTATCTGAACCATTGGTTGTTAACTATAAAGAACATACGGTATGTATCGCTGATTCTGGCTATACGTGGATGCAACATTTTCCTGAGGGAGAAAAATATACGATCACAACAGTACTGGACGATAACGGTGATGTTGTACAATTCTATATTGATATGTGTGGGGATCATGGAGTGGACGAAAACGGAATTCCTTGGTTTGATGACCTCTATTTAGATATCGTTATTCTCCCTGATAAGGAACTTTTTCTTTTAGATGACAATGAGTTGATGGAAGCTTTCAAAAAAGGGGACATAAATGAAGATCAAATGAAACTTGCTCATGAGACGGCTCAAAAAATCATTTCGATGCATAAAGAAGGAAAGTTTGAACAACTAGAAACATGTATTGAGCATGCTACAGAATGGATGCAAGCAAAAAAATTCCTTTGA
- a CDS encoding alpha/beta fold hydrolase, which translates to MNMNIPFDEHKIQSHDGTILTGYDYGGSGNPLILIHYLGGTAKAWNPVIPFFRSHYRIISYDLRGHGKSEQPHQGYSFEDTANDLESVMNHFEIEKAHLVGSSYGCMIGLYFTAMRQGRVSSLANIDGAIINDSGEHGLHDETLEEHLAKFKGQLDPDYESVEEFQQVYQEQWLPWNKERANYVAEYEPRMKENGKVGNITTGQTMEKIISEIYYVDFLTWYKKVRSPVLFLPAEKEEHFQKSLNFIDLAKKELPYSETVVIPNTTHLMMFDHGKELAEAILKFHSELPVSEKSIR; encoded by the coding sequence ATGAATATGAATATTCCGTTTGATGAACATAAGATACAATCACATGATGGCACAATCCTTACTGGTTATGATTATGGCGGTTCAGGGAATCCATTGATTTTAATTCACTATCTTGGTGGTACAGCGAAAGCCTGGAATCCGGTAATTCCATTCTTCAGAAGTCATTATCGAATAATAAGCTATGATCTACGTGGACATGGAAAATCGGAACAACCTCATCAAGGATATTCTTTCGAGGACACGGCGAATGATTTAGAAAGTGTAATGAATCATTTTGAGATTGAAAAAGCTCACCTCGTAGGAAGCTCGTACGGATGTATGATAGGGTTATATTTTACAGCGATGCGGCAGGGTAGAGTTTCGTCACTCGCAAACATAGACGGTGCGATCATTAATGATTCAGGTGAACATGGTCTTCATGATGAGACATTAGAAGAGCATCTAGCTAAGTTTAAAGGACAATTAGATCCTGATTACGAATCGGTAGAAGAATTTCAACAGGTTTATCAAGAGCAATGGTTACCATGGAATAAGGAAAGGGCTAATTATGTTGCAGAGTATGAACCACGTATGAAAGAGAACGGAAAAGTAGGTAATATTACTACCGGCCAAACAATGGAGAAAATTATATCCGAGATCTATTATGTAGATTTCCTTACATGGTATAAGAAGGTTCGATCACCTGTTCTATTTCTACCCGCTGAAAAAGAAGAACATTTTCAAAAATCATTAAATTTTATTGATTTGGCAAAGAAAGAATTACCTTACAGTGAGACCGTGGTTATCCCCAACACAACACATCTGATGATGTTTGATCATGGAAAAGAATTAGCAGAAGCAATATTGAAATTTCACTCGGAATTACCTGTTTCAGAAAAATCTATAAGATGA
- a CDS encoding purine/pyrimidine permease: MKLTFSSLQWMVFILAGSLVAPIAIGDAFGMTQAETADLLQRSFLIIGVSAILQALFGHKLPINEGPAGLWWGVFTVYAGIVASGALTVADGLQQLTAGMLISGVLFLLLGMFRIISSVRALFTPLVTGTYLILLVSQLSGSFIKGMLGIGYLQEGADSKVALTSLFILVLSIVLGKSRVKWLRSYSILISLLLGWGLFKILNLTKETMHSNTTFAFPELFAWGMPELSSGTIITSLFVGMLLLTNMVASINVVEKAYETEKKDYKPINYNQSSIMMGINTWIAGLFSAVASVPISGAAGFILTTKMFSKLAFIIGNALIILISFFPPLTFFFAGIPAPVGYATIFLPFSSMIGLAFKEYKAELKSENNLFIISTSLMVGIGSLFIPAAALKEWPNIIVTLLSNGLIMGMLTCMILEQFYKRRNSPQFVQKEDE; the protein is encoded by the coding sequence ATGAAATTAACGTTTTCTTCTCTTCAATGGATGGTGTTCATCCTTGCTGGTAGTTTAGTAGCTCCCATCGCTATCGGTGATGCGTTTGGAATGACACAAGCGGAAACCGCAGACCTTTTACAACGTTCATTCTTAATTATTGGTGTGTCTGCGATTTTGCAAGCACTATTCGGTCATAAGCTTCCGATCAATGAAGGTCCTGCTGGATTATGGTGGGGTGTTTTTACAGTTTATGCGGGAATTGTAGCTTCAGGGGCTTTAACAGTTGCTGATGGGCTGCAACAGCTTACAGCAGGAATGTTGATCAGCGGCGTCCTTTTCTTACTGCTTGGCATGTTTCGTATTATAAGTTCGGTCAGAGCTCTTTTTACTCCTTTAGTTACCGGCACATACTTAATCCTTCTCGTCTCACAACTGAGCGGTTCTTTTATTAAAGGTATGCTCGGCATCGGCTATCTACAGGAAGGTGCAGATAGCAAAGTAGCTCTCACGTCACTCTTCATCTTAGTTTTGTCTATCGTCCTAGGAAAATCCCGTGTGAAATGGTTAAGAAGTTATTCCATCTTGATTTCTTTGTTACTCGGATGGGGACTGTTCAAAATCTTGAACTTAACAAAAGAAACAATGCATAGCAATACGACTTTTGCTTTTCCAGAATTATTCGCATGGGGTATGCCAGAGCTATCTTCCGGAACGATAATAACTTCTCTATTCGTAGGAATGCTCTTGCTTACGAACATGGTAGCCAGTATTAACGTCGTCGAAAAAGCGTATGAAACAGAGAAAAAAGATTATAAACCTATCAATTATAATCAATCATCGATCATGATGGGCATAAACACATGGATAGCTGGTCTCTTTTCAGCTGTTGCAAGTGTACCGATTTCAGGTGCCGCAGGCTTCATCTTAACTACAAAAATGTTCAGCAAACTAGCATTCATCATAGGAAACGCACTTATTATCTTGATTAGTTTTTTTCCTCCACTTACTTTTTTCTTTGCTGGTATTCCTGCGCCGGTAGGGTATGCAACCATATTCCTCCCTTTTTCGAGTATGATTGGTTTAGCTTTTAAAGAATATAAAGCCGAGTTAAAATCGGAAAACAATCTCTTTATTATCAGCACTTCCCTTATGGTTGGAATTGGAAGCCTCTTTATTCCTGCAGCTGCATTAAAGGAATGGCCAAATATTATCGTAACGCTATTAAGCAACGGCCTGATTATGGGGATGCTAACATGCATGATTCTTGAACAGTTTTATAAAAGAAGAAATTCGCCTCAATTCGTCCAGAAAGAAGACGAATAG
- a CDS encoding flagellar biosynthesis anti-sigma factor FlgM: MRIDGQQPVQRKYDVNKVYQQPSVKPPSFAKDELYISNEAKVLHENAQLNIREKKLLDIKKRIDAGEYQIDAQAIAKKISQFYSN, translated from the coding sequence ATGAGAATTGACGGACAACAACCCGTTCAGCGAAAATATGATGTGAATAAAGTGTATCAGCAGCCTTCTGTAAAGCCGCCATCATTTGCTAAAGACGAATTATACATATCTAACGAAGCTAAAGTGCTGCATGAAAATGCTCAATTAAATATAAGAGAAAAGAAATTACTAGATATTAAAAAACGCATTGATGCTGGTGAATACCAGATCGATGCGCAAGCGATCGCAAAAAAAATCTCACAATTTTATTCGAATTAA
- a CDS encoding phage holin family protein produces the protein MEKWSMLYNMTVVSLGAVASFLFGTPSILFKTLVLFVVLDYLTGMAASAYEGRLNSKEGFRGILKKMIIFAIVAAAHSLDQLLGGNYIHSATIFFYLSNEMLSIIENAGRMNVPIPEFIKNAVSLLRQKNDNQNK, from the coding sequence GTGGAAAAATGGTCCATGCTATACAATATGACTGTAGTATCATTAGGAGCAGTTGCAAGCTTCTTATTTGGTACACCCAGCATATTATTCAAAACACTTGTCTTATTCGTAGTGTTAGACTATTTAACAGGCATGGCTGCTTCTGCCTACGAAGGTAGATTAAACAGCAAAGAGGGCTTTAGAGGAATACTAAAAAAAATGATTATATTTGCGATCGTAGCAGCCGCACATTCTCTCGACCAATTACTAGGTGGAAACTATATTCATTCTGCCACCATCTTTTTTTATTTATCTAATGAAATGTTATCAATAATTGAGAATGCAGGAAGAATGAATGTACCAATTCCTGAGTTCATAAAAAATGCCGTTTCTCTGTTAAGACAGAAAAACGACAATCAAAATAAGTAA
- a CDS encoding GGDEF domain-containing protein — translation MGKKHLPAHLNHIAWNRKIINVFWVVIIVSVCVEVINSFFTSRPLEEFIWMFIVLPTTLLILMVGLAEWSFKKKTKYIDYIIIWTASMFSAILISVHYEMYVMYTSLFFPMLISTIYFKKKKVWLSFALSSLTYLLLSTFHPILKNMNHLMDQISMICILITSTAICVGIMSRGYEMVKELNKAQADHQDLMVKSTIMEKQVKTDALTGLYNHMAFYEYMDVLLLQAETYHYPVHLAVMDIDNFKKINDTYGHGIGDIVLKRIAKAIKDNVTTDDFVARYGGEEFVVILNDINEEEAFILLEKVRMVIQRLEHPEVKEENITISTGLQTYRRGMHKQAFFEGADNSLYVAKRQGKNRVITEGYSEAIHI, via the coding sequence TTGGGGAAAAAACACCTGCCTGCACACTTAAATCACATCGCCTGGAATCGCAAAATCATAAATGTATTTTGGGTTGTAATCATTGTGTCAGTGTGTGTAGAGGTCATTAACAGTTTTTTTACATCTAGACCATTAGAAGAATTTATTTGGATGTTCATTGTTTTACCAACAACACTTTTAATACTTATGGTTGGCTTGGCTGAATGGAGTTTTAAAAAGAAAACAAAATACATAGATTACATCATTATTTGGACAGCGAGTATGTTTTCCGCAATCTTGATCAGCGTACATTATGAAATGTATGTCATGTATACGAGTCTGTTCTTTCCTATGTTGATTTCAACGATTTATTTTAAAAAGAAAAAAGTGTGGCTGTCTTTTGCTCTTAGCTCACTTACCTATCTCTTGCTTTCCACCTTCCATCCGATCTTGAAGAATATGAATCATCTTATGGATCAAATCTCTATGATTTGTATTCTCATAACCTCAACAGCTATCTGTGTTGGAATCATGAGCAGAGGGTATGAGATGGTAAAAGAACTTAACAAAGCGCAGGCAGATCATCAAGATTTAATGGTTAAATCAACAATAATGGAGAAGCAAGTGAAAACAGATGCACTAACAGGTTTGTATAATCATATGGCCTTTTATGAATATATGGATGTGCTGTTGCTTCAAGCTGAAACGTACCATTATCCGGTTCATCTAGCGGTAATGGACATAGACAATTTTAAGAAGATTAATGATACATATGGTCACGGAATTGGCGATATCGTTTTAAAACGAATTGCGAAGGCTATAAAAGATAATGTAACTACAGACGATTTTGTCGCCCGTTATGGCGGAGAAGAGTTTGTGGTGATCTTAAATGATATAAATGAGGAAGAAGCCTTTATATTATTAGAAAAGGTACGAATGGTCATACAAAGGCTCGAACACCCTGAAGTAAAGGAAGAAAACATAACGATTAGTACAGGGTTGCAAACGTACAGAAGAGGCATGCATAAACAAGCATTCTTTGAGGGTGCCGATAATAGCTTATACGTTGCAAAGAGGCAAGGTAAGAACAGAGTCATTACCGAAGGATACAGCGAAGCGATCCATATTTAA
- a CDS encoding YkvI family membrane protein, giving the protein MSSRMKQILQIAATYIGTVVGAGFATGREIVEFFTRYGSAGFAGILISGFLFIMIGTKLMIMAKRLGATSFDEMNQYLFGAIASRIVNVLMLIMLFGVTGVMLSGAGALFWEQLHLPFQLGILLTLLVTYFVMKKGIEGILWTNSLIVPIMIFFSIVLSVSMFGLSEGRQLFVESDFVGDWRWIVSPFAYAAFNLTLAQAVLVPLSREARDESVIKWGGFLGGLGLTFILLNSHYVLYSVPRVMSYEIPIAEIVGGLGVVVHYIFVFVIYGEIFSTLIGNIFGLAGALQRNVRLSNQVILIGLMTGSYLLSQVGYSDLIHYLYPVFGMIAIIFLGVVSAKKLT; this is encoded by the coding sequence ATGAGTAGTCGAATGAAACAAATACTGCAGATAGCCGCCACTTACATCGGCACTGTGGTTGGTGCTGGGTTTGCTACTGGAAGAGAGATCGTTGAATTTTTTACAAGATACGGCTCAGCCGGTTTTGCCGGCATTCTAATCAGTGGGTTTCTTTTTATCATGATTGGTACAAAACTTATGATCATGGCAAAGCGGCTAGGTGCAACTTCGTTTGATGAGATGAATCAATATTTATTTGGAGCGATTGCTTCTAGAATCGTCAACGTATTAATGCTGATCATGCTCTTCGGAGTTACTGGAGTCATGTTATCAGGCGCAGGGGCTTTGTTTTGGGAACAGCTTCACCTTCCGTTTCAATTGGGAATCCTATTAACATTACTCGTAACCTATTTTGTTATGAAAAAAGGAATAGAGGGGATTCTTTGGACAAACTCACTGATCGTCCCCATCATGATATTCTTCTCAATCGTATTATCGGTATCAATGTTTGGCTTATCTGAAGGAAGGCAGCTATTTGTTGAAAGTGATTTTGTTGGCGATTGGAGATGGATTGTAAGTCCATTTGCTTATGCTGCATTTAACTTAACTCTTGCACAAGCAGTTCTTGTTCCTTTGTCACGAGAAGCGAGAGATGAATCGGTTATTAAATGGGGTGGCTTTTTAGGTGGCCTAGGCTTAACTTTTATTCTATTAAATAGCCATTATGTCCTCTATTCTGTTCCGCGTGTCATGAGTTATGAGATACCAATCGCTGAAATAGTAGGCGGTCTTGGTGTAGTTGTACATTATATTTTTGTATTTGTGATTTACGGTGAGATTTTCTCAACACTGATCGGGAACATTTTCGGACTTGCAGGAGCATTGCAGAGAAATGTCAGGTTATCCAATCAAGTTATCTTAATCGGTTTGATGACAGGGAGTTATCTGCTGAGTCAAGTAGGCTATTCTGACCTTATTCATTATTTGTATCCGGTATTTGGTATGATCGCTATTATTTTTTTAGGGGTTGTTTCTGCTAAAAAACTAACTTGA
- a CDS encoding nucleoside triphosphate pyrophosphohydrolase — protein sequence MAYYNKLVRDKIPELLEQAGKKGTFRILGNQEFESELKKKLTEGVKEYREAKSEIDAAEELAELFEILIALTKVHELTLRELDEIRQEKARKQGRFHERLFLIKVED from the coding sequence ATGGCGTATTACAATAAATTAGTGAGAGACAAAATACCAGAACTGCTCGAACAGGCTGGGAAAAAGGGAACTTTTCGGATTCTTGGAAATCAGGAATTCGAAAGTGAACTTAAGAAAAAGCTTACAGAAGGCGTAAAAGAGTATCGTGAAGCTAAAAGTGAGATAGATGCTGCTGAAGAACTGGCAGAGCTGTTTGAGATCTTAATCGCTTTAACGAAAGTGCATGAACTTACTCTAAGAGAGCTGGATGAGATCAGGCAGGAAAAGGCTCGAAAACAAGGTCGTTTTCACGAGCGTCTCTTCCTGATTAAGGTCGAAGACTAA